The following DNA comes from Nicotiana sylvestris chromosome 10, ASM39365v2, whole genome shotgun sequence.
ttctttctgcattgttttaatagaaaagaaagcAGTAAGTGTGATTTACTACTGTTTTTGAGTTCGTTGTTactagggtttgaagtaccgctacatcAGTGAGAGTAATCTGTTCTATCATGAGAGAAAATAATCTTAAACTTCGGGTACTAGGAGGGGGATTAatttccttaaggaaacactatgaattgagtgggctcgaattaattcgGTTCTTCTACATTTCTGGtttcatttcatttttatttttaaatatattttcgAATACAAAATACAACAACATGCTCAATCTTATCTCATACCATGCTTTAATCAATACAGAATACTAACACAAATAACTTTTGATTCTAAACCTAGGTGCTTTAGTCaattatcttaaattattttATGCTTCTAAAAGTGGCACAACATACCATTTCTTTACTTTTCCTAATTGTCTTTGGTGAATTGGTTTACTTCTAGAGAAAGGGGGTTGATTAGTGGTGCATTTGGAATTGTGACATTGTGGTTAAGGAAGATGAGAGGGTCTTGATGAGTATTTTCTAAAAGGGTGATGATTTGACTTTCTATATGATATATCTAACTCAATAAAGTCCTGCATTAGATAATATTGTGTTTGGTTGGTCGCACGAGGGAAAAAAATAATTGTCACATAATTAATGCATTATTTGGTTGGTGGTATTTAATTATGCATGTATTAGGTTATAGTAGTGGATCatctattaattattttatataggGTAGAATATAAAATAAGAATATGTGTATTAGCAAAAGAATATGTGTATTAGCAatataatacaacaacaacatatgcagaccttacccctaccctgggggtagagaggctgtttccaaatagaaacCCGGtacttctcaccttgctcttggggagactcgaactcacaacctcttggttggaagtggaagttgcttaccatcagaacaACCCCTCTTATTAGCAATATAATATGGGAATTAATTATTATAACTATTTCTTATTATTGCTCACCACATGATAATTGTATTACAATTTCAGATAACTAATATGAccaaaagaaaattaattttgaATGAGTAAAGTATAACTAAATCATACTTTTTACTTGAAAGAAAATGACATATTCATTTTCCTCCCCACCTCTAAAATGTCTGCCAACACTTTATCATTCAATTATTATGACTTCCAGAAACTACAAGTTAATTCAAAGTCTTCCAAAAaccaaaaatagccacaattaaTTCTTTAGTGttgaaaaaattatatatttgcaTTCCCACATTTAATCACCTCATTTTGTCCAAAACAAACGGCACTGAAATTTTCTATCCTCTTTGTTAGCACATTCTTGACCTTTTTTCCCGAGAAAATGTTAGTTTGTGATCAAAGTATTATGAGCATAAAATATAATACATttgctttatttttgttttcattttttatatatttctacAGTTTAGTTATAAAGCAATGTAATTATCTTCTTTTCCCACCAACGAAAAATATCTTGTGAGGTTAAACTcttgaatttatatatatatgcgcAGGGGCGGAGGCACGTTGAGCCAAGCGGTGTCATCCGACACCGTTTGGCCggaaatttttatttattaatatatatgtaaataatttgaaaaagaaaatatagtctaaataaataaataaatggcaCAACTTGAGTTAACAACTATATTGGTCCGTTGGTGAAGTAATCCAGTTTCTGCTTGTGGTCAAGCGTTCGACTCCCCATAGTTTTAACAACTTTTTTCGTAATATTTTGGTATTCTTCtggaaattttttgaaagaaGCATCGTCCTATTGAGTAAATGTTTGCTGCCTTATATAGATTTTTTTGGTTATATTTGTACTGAGTCTATTATGAGtacattttataaaaataaaagttcgTGGGGGAGAACTGTACTACTATATTTGAATTGTGTTTTTCTAAAGTATGATTTTATTAAAGTAATTTTTTCATTTATACGCCTCTCTAAATTTTGACACTGCTTAAAAAAAAATCTGCATACGCCCCTGTATGTGTAAGAATGTCTAATGCATTGTCCTTAGGTTGGAATTTTCTCCTTTAGAGAGATACTTCATTCGTTAAATCCGTTTATGTGAGCTTTTTCACATTAAAATAGATTTTGCTTAGGCCCTTAAATCTAATAGTTTACTCTTTGGTGTAAAAAGAAAATCATGTTTATTAGGGATTTTTACACAAATAGTCGTCCATATTCATTGTTTACTGTTTTTAGTCATAAACATACtttatacattgattatgtacaaTTATActaaattatgcatatattataccttcaccggctatttttagtttaaatgtTGGGTGTgcggctatttgggttaattcttcagTTTATTACTACTCCCTAAGAATGAGCTGGATAAATTGATCTTTGTAAATGAGCAGACACAGAAATTATTTAGTGACTATATCCTGCTGATCCAGCTTAAGAACATGATATTCAACATCTCAAAATATTTGAAGTAACACAGAATTTTACATACACCAAACTTATAAATCAAGTATTTTCATTGTAACAAATTCCATGAAACATGAAAACAAAGCTATAATGAAATTACCAACTCAAGCAATAAGGTTGGAAAAGAGCCATCTGAGATATTCCAGCAATTTACATCTTTTTGTTTGATTACACAGTGAAGGATCTTTTGTTTGACAACTAGTAAAATGATTCTTATTTGCACCTTTCAGCTATTCAGCTGCTTTTACTCCAACCCTATAGCAGAAGTAATGGCGCTCATGCTCGTTTTGTACGCCTTCCAACTTCAAGGGCGAGCTCTGTATCGATCTTCAGGGAAATGTCAAGTGCTTTCACGGAATGCGTCAGGGCACCACTGCAAAGATTTAAACTCTATTTTTAGTATCATAACAAACCTTCGCGCACCTAATACTAAGGATAAAAACCTGTCACTTTTGCCTATCAAAAGAATTGTTACATAACATAGACTATCTACTGAGACCATTTTTGGTCTAACATGCGCAAGTAAAGTAACCATCTTTTTCGTTTGTCTGAACAAGGCAAGTATACTAACCATCTTATtataagaaggaaaagaaaagaaacagaaaGGCATCCCAGCTATACTAATAACAAACACTGAGAAATCTCTTATATATGTGTCTTCTGCTGTCTTGTATGGATATCTTTGGAAAAAAATAGCAAGAGCGAAATGCATACCTAGAAATGTAGGTAACACCAGTTTGTCCAATCTTGTGTACTGTTTCAAGGGTAACATTTCCTGAAGCCTGCCACcattacaacaacaacagcatGTCACCAAAAGATATACGATTACAGGAAATCCAGGCGTTACTTCATTTTTATGAAAAATCAAGGCATTGCATCTCAGTAAGTCTTCCATATTCTGACACTCTATGTTGCGCAGATTCTCTTAAAATGATGCCGCACCCCTGTCAGATCCtccaaaaatgcactacttttggaggatttGACACGCATCCTGCTACATATTtgaagagtccgagcaacatagttGACACGTGTGAAATAGTTAATGAAAATGAAACCAGGCGTTACCTCCGTATCAAACCTCCCATTGATCAATTCTACAGCCTCCTTAAGCATGGATACATCAATATCTCCGTTAGATAATGGAACAACCATATTGTCCAGCATTATCCTAGTCAACGAAGTCTTTGTTTGAGATGCATAGTCTAGAACCTCACGTACTTCTTCAATTGTCCTGGTTTCAACCTGTTGGATAGGAGAAAAGGTTTAAAACTCTGTTCAATACCACAAATAGAATACATTATGAAAGGACCACAGCTCTACTGCCAAATACAATTGCGTAACTTCGTGGATCGCAAATCAGACAATTTGGGTTCCTACCAGCATATTCTTGATGCTGACACATTTATTAAATTTTACCTTGTCAAATTTTATCTATAGTCTTCTTAACTATCCAAAGTAGGAGCGAATACCAACTTAATGAAAGACACATATAGGTCAAACATCTCTTTCTTGGACTAACATTTGTTTTCAACAGAAAATAATTTAGTTCTTCAGTGAAAGGATATTGGAAGTAGCATCAGCCATAAAGTTTATATCTTCAAAAATATAAATAGTTTATGATTGGAATGGCTCTAGAAAGATGTTTATCTGACCAAAACTGACAAAAAAGTATAGCGTAACGGATGGTAGAATAGGTAATTGAACTGTCAGGTCCAAATAAACATATCAAATGTGCAAACGATAAAATTAAAAGATAAGGACACAAATCTAAAACCATATCGAAGAATTTAATTCAAAGGTATATGAGGCCAACCTCAACCCCTATTTGAAGTTTATTTTGCTCCAAATACTGATCCACAGATTTTAGAGCTTTGCCGACACCTCCAGCAGCAGATATGTGATTGTCTTTTATCATTACCATATCAAATAAGCCCATTCTGTGATTCTTCCCCCCACCGATCAATACCTTTAATTAAAGCCAGGTAGAAAGTCAGCCAAGATAAACTATACATGTGATAGCCTTGACAAGTAGATGATTTTGGTGAGTAAATATTTACCGCCCATTTATCCACCAAACGTAATCCAGGAGCAGTTTTCCTAGTCTCCAAGATGTAAGCAGGGTGTGCAGCATCTGCCATTTCctgcaaataaaaaaaaaaactcagtCCCTTCTAATCACTACTATAGAGGCAAGAAATTAAGCTAATTGACATCTCGGAATGGAATTATTTAGTTAAACAGAGGAGTCTTTCTCATAGACTGATTGCAAAATAGTTTTCAATATATTACTCTGGCACCATCTAAGGTCTCAGAAGAGTGGATGTGCATAGCCTTATAACGAATACACACGATTTGTTTCCAAGACTTGAACTCTTATCTTTCTGGTCAAGGCTACTTCTCATAGAAATATGAAAACAATGAATTCAGGAAGTTGGATCCCCACAATGCTAGCCTATTCAGGACCATCTTCAGCATAAAAGACAAACAAGAAGtttcaaaatataaataacaTTAGCACCCAAGGGACAACCTAGCGGTCAATGAAGTGGGTGTAAACTATGGGATACCAGGATTCAAATTCCAAAAGACAACAAAagcttgtggtccggcccttcctcgGACCCCATGCACagcgagagcttagtgcaccgggctgcccttttatcCCTAAGCCTTCATTAACAGAGTTACCTGATACCTGTGCCGATGGAAGGCAGCATGTACCCAGTGGAATAGTCGAGGCGCACGCAAACTAAACGGGAACCACCGTtattaagaagaagaaaaaaataatccaaataaggtCATACTAATAGCACTCACACGCCAAGCAAGTAACATCAGTGGCAAATAGTCATCTCAGAGAAGCTATCATACTCGAAATATTGAAGAATGGAGACTTTAGTTTTTCAACCATAATACATTGAAATGCAAATACGGAGAAAGTCTCTTAGTTCAACAGTCTTTGAGCTGGATCAATGACCTAACAAGCCAATTGCACAACCTGACGAACAACAATAGCTATTTTATATCATAGAGGAATGTCTAAATATGGAGCAACACATATGTTCTGCACGAAACTCAGTATTCTTCGACATAGAACAATTCAGCAGTCTCAGACCTACACTTAACTTGAAATACTGAAACCAACTCATCAATGACACTAACCATTTCCATTCATGGCAATATCTTTCCATATTTTTTTTAAGGATAAACTATTTATATGAAGAGAAACACACCTTAGTTAGTGTAGCTATTCCACTCATTCTTTGCATAAAATTGAGAACAACCCTCTCAGCTATAACAATGTTGTAAGCGTTTCCTACAAAAGTCAAGGAAAGATTAATAAGCTGAAAAATCATTAGCAAGTCATCATTTTATCACATTTAGTTTACCTTGTACTTTGCCAAATTTCAAGCCTTTATGAACTTTATCGCCATCATTTACATACCACTCCACCTGATAATAAGATCATGAAGAAATTAAAAATTACCCTTTATCAAAAACTTTTTCGAAATAGATATGCCGGTTACTGGAACAACTTAATAGCAAAATCAATACCTTTAATGAAGGATCAACTTCCGCGAATATCATCTCAGCAAGTGCAATTCCTGCTATGATCCCGTCTTCCTTTGCTAGAAAATGAGCATCGGATTCCATATCAAGAGGAATTGTCGCCTTACAAGTCACATCTCCTGCATTTCACCCAAGAAAACATTGAATAAATAGACATCTCTTTTTCAAATTGAGTACTCAAATTCACAAAGGTAACCAGGTGCTTAAAAAATTGCTATTTCCAAGAAACTTAATCACACAAAGTTTCCCATCAAGCACAAACTGATAGAGTACATGACAATATCCACAACTATTGATCTTAAATAATGTAACTTTTACCACCAAAGGTTGTAAGTGGGGTGGTTAGTACCCTCTATCTTTAACCATATGTCTCAGATTAGAATGGAGTCGTTCCTTTACCTCAAACGGATTGGTCGAACCACAAACCAGGCAACGGACACCGGGCGAGAAACCAAAAAAATAACTTTTGACAGAGctatcccccccccccacaatcCACCCAACAGAGGCATATGTAGCGTTATAGTACCAGTTTGGACACGGGGCATAATTTTAGTGTAAAAATTCACTAAAATTGCAACACATGGTGAATCTGAACCCGTAACTTCAAAAATATGATAGATTCAATACTAAGAACCTTAAAGGTTGAACACAAATCGTGTATCTGCCTCTACCCACACCCTTCTTTAAACTAAAGGTAACACTTACTAACAAAAAGAACTATAGCTAAACTTCATAAAGCAACTCCAAAATTAAATAAATTGCTTAAGTTCTATGCACTAACGGGTAAAAAATATATACACAGTTAGGCCACATATTAGGTAATTACAGCATTTACTAAAGTAATAAAATTGAGTGCAACCCATTTAACAATATAATaagattaaaaagaaaaaagatataaGCTAAGACCAAACCTAAATTCCCAGCATCTTCAGAGAGTGCAAGTTTCATAACTTCCTTTAAATCATAAGTTGGGTGTGCTGGTGGTTTCACCTCTAATGACTCCACTCTTGTATTCTTGGTGGCTATTGCTGACATTTTCACCACCAACCTGCAATTTTACACACAAAATTTAATCACAAACTCAGAAAAAACCCAATCTTTATCAGAATATAACCAAAAAAACATGATTTTCAAGaatctttttttcttcttaaagaGACCTTGGAGCTGTAATTGCATAAGGATGCACTGTAGCAGTGAAAGGAATAGCTCTAAACAtggtttttttttgggggggttgTGAAATGAATTTTGTGGAAAATAGTTTTTGGGGAGCTTAATGCTTTCTTTGGTTGTGTTTTGGTTCATATTTTTTCTACTACTATTTTATAAGTGAGAGTTAACAGGCAATAGCACTCCATTAACATGGCTGGAGTGCTTACAAACatagatttatttatatttgttttaGTAGCTGAACACGTTTTATTTATGGTTGTTGAATAGTGTGTTATTTGTAGCACTCCATCTGCTTTCTGATGAGGGTAATTTAGTCATTTAAGTGCTGTTCCGGTTACAGATGTACCTTCTTTAGATTTGTTCAATAGCTGAGCACATGCTACCAACTGTAGCTGTCATATAATTTTTTATGGTTATTGACCAATGTGCCCTTTGTTTATATCATCAACAGTCACCGTATTCTTTCTCACTGAAACTTTTTTAAATGTTGGAACCAAATCAAATTCAGCCGATTTTTTTGTCCGTTGGATTTTTGCTAGTTTTGACGCTGTTTTTTCTAGTTTTAATAAATAATATGTGACATACACCGTCAAGAACATAATTTACCAACTACACTCATACCTCTCTGTAACAACATCCTTATATAACAGTCATTTACTATAAAAGTCAATTTTTCCTTAGAACtgattttttaagttatattttaccTCTCTGTAACTGCTTTTTACCTATAACAACAACTAGGAGTGTCAATGAATATTTGAAAATCGACTAAACCGATCGAACCGTCCcgcaccgaaccgatttttaggtttcttctGAAGAACCGTagatttttatataaatctataactgtaccgataattagggtaagttttttattttataaaaataaattgaaaaaatatCGAACTATACCGATTAAATTTTACATATGAAAAATTTATATAGTAAGTTTAAAACtaataaagcattaaattttTCATTGGGCCTTGGAATTATAAAAACTGTTACAAGTCaataagtaattaaactcaaaatactaattcctaaaatcTATTATGCTATTTATATTTAAACTAAgctatttcaagtatctttattagcaaggcacaaagtattctagcgattatgagtagcaaactacaatgtattgaatatgtttcctttcatattatttaaatttatctttttgaatatttaatatagactttattcttgaatcccaacttggttaatatctttccactcgtgtgatttatattttctttgcttttacttGGTTTCTTTTACGTTGCTGTCGAATAGTTGTgtatctatactctagccatctttcatGTTTTTTAATTCATTatcctttaaacagtaaaaatgtctagagagttttgctaagtcctataaaagaacgtatgttattgcattctatttTTACTAGTGAATTTTAatgacatttaaaaaaaaatgaaaattaaccGAACGGTACCGATACCGAagtgaaaccgacatgattgggacgatttcgaaaagtctaattttggttatacaaaATAGAATATCCGAAAAAatggtatggtacaaattttataaaataaccagtcgaaccgaaccattgacacccctaacaACAACAATCATATTTATAGTGTTCTTTGTAAAATTATCCCTCTATAACAGCTATATAGAATCTTTATTactaataaaaattttaaaaatatgcaCACAATCTCTTCCATTGAACAAAGTATCAATCTTGCATAAGACACAAGATTTGAAGATCACATATGATATATTTTCATTGGATACCTTTTTGCTAGATATTTGGACACAAATTTTCGTCAATTCAAGCGTTATATTGGTAGTAAGAGAATAAAATCTACGAAATATCTACAATTAAAAAGTTCTTTCATCAATCTTGAAAGAATTTATTTTCTAACAACTTTAAAATATGTGCCATAGAGTTTAAATCTTTGTACAAAGACATAGAAgcaaataaataagtaaagaaacAAAATAGGATAAAGGGGATAACACAATAAATTAGGCAAAAAGAAACACAAATTGGAAGAAAAGAAAGGATAATCAATCCAATAGGGAAGAGATTGAACTCACAATTTAGATCCGTAACAAGGGAAGTCCAAATTAGGTTCATTAAAGAGATAAAAAGATATAACCATAATACACCAAAAGGAGTATCAACTCATTAATCAAAATCTAACTTCCTAACTAAACCCTGCACTTTAGCTATTTATATTTGCTAATTAAAatcaacacaaaaatgagcaaatGAGCCATAATTGTAAATTGTAGTTTCAAGCTTCATTCTTGACCTTTTGTAGTATTGCAATGCCTTGATATCTTCTTATGTGGATCCTGTGCTGTGAATGCTAGACCTGATCCTATCACCAAGCCAGTTactttttgagaaaaattatCATTTATCAAAATATCTTGATGATAAGTAAATTAAATAGTAATAAATAATTTAAGAACTCAAATAAAGGCAAGTTAATCAATTTAATTTTATCAAGATTCTTGATAGCAATTTGACATAAACGCTCAACTATGACACAATTAGTTGAAATTCTTTCAAAAGTCTCTTCTAGAAGTTACCGCTTCGGATCCTGCTCCTCTACATCGTGGCCCCCATATTTTGGATGTGCCATGGGAAAATTTTTCCGCAATGATCGAATGCACGCATTAATAATCTGTGATGATCTTATAAGTAGCACACAATAACATATCATTATAACTGTATACGTTTAAAATTGGGCCCGCCCGATTTTACTGATTTACTAAGTCCAGTGTGAAAGATCGAAGATCGGTCCCATAATAGATCAGACCGAAGCACGAGGACAAGGTACCAAGTTCGAGATTCGAGGTACCTGTCTAGATCGAGGTcgataatgtcacgacccggatttctcaccctcggaagtcgtgatggcacctactggtgaaagctaggcaagccaagttattctaattacttaacattttccagttttaaaccattatcagtgatgagtagatatcatgcaaatagcggGAAAAAAAATTAAGCAGAAGATAAAATCTaacaatttatcttaatacaaactgtgaaagtctaaatacaactctacccagaatttggtgtcacagtttcacagacggtctaagaatactacatacaaagtctgaaagataaaagatacactgtttctgaaataagtaaaggaaacgagataaaggaaagataggaggtgacgccaaggcccgcggacgcctgcaggactacctcgggtcgcctgttg
Coding sequences within:
- the LOC104240014 gene encoding quinolinate phosphoribosyltransferase [decarboxylating] 2b, mitochondrial — its product is MFRAIPFTATVHPYAITAPRLVVKMSAIATKNTRVESLEVKPPAHPTYDLKEVMKLALSEDAGNLGDVTCKATIPLDMESDAHFLAKEDGIIAGIALAEMIFAEVDPSLKVEWYVNDGDKVHKGLKFGKVQGNAYNIVIAERVVLNFMQRMSGIATLTKEMADAAHPAYILETRKTAPGLRLVDKWAVLIGGGKNHRMGLFDMVMIKDNHISAAGGVGKALKSVDQYLEQNKLQIGVEVETRTIEEVREVLDYASQTKTSLTRIMLDNMVVPLSNGDIDVSMLKEAVELINGRFDTEASGNVTLETVHKIGQTGVTYISSGALTHSVKALDISLKIDTELALEVGRRTKRA